The following nucleotide sequence is from Cucumis melo cultivar AY chromosome 1, USDA_Cmelo_AY_1.0, whole genome shotgun sequence.
AATGGAGATATTGCAATAAAAACCAGTCCAGCTTCTTCTGATGTTGCACCCATGTACTTTAATTCAGATCAAGGAAGCAACTCCTTTGATTACTCTGACTTTGGATGGGGAGAGCAGGGTGTAAGGACGCCTGAAATCTCGTCTTTTCTCTCAGCTGCCATGGACAATGAAGATTCTCACTTTGTGGAGGATGCTTCTCCAAAGAAGAAAGTCAAGTATAGCCCAGAGAATACGGTGGTTTCTCAAGGCTCTGAGAAGACTTTATCTGAGGAGTTGTCTTCTTTTGAGTCTGAAATGAAGTACTTCCAGATGCCATATCTCGATGGCAGCTGGGATGCATCAATGGATGCCTTCCTTGCAGGAGAGACAGGGAACCAGGACGGTGGAAACTCAGTCGACCTTTGGACCTTTGACGATCTTGCAGGAATGGTTGGCAGTGTCTTCTAAGCAAATCTTTTCCAGCTTGCTAGGTTATGTAAATAAAAGCTACATATTAGTGAGTTTGACCATCTTTATATCAGTTCCTCCCTAAGTTTTTCAAACATGTATACTCCTTCCTTAAGGATGATATGATATATCTTTTGTTTTGAGCCCGTAAAAACTTGAAAAATCTCACACGACTTATTGCAGGAACATTTGTGATCTGTTATGGGAATGGACGTGAGAGAGATCTGCCTGCATAAgcaaaaatggcctaacaaacATAGCTATTGGTGTGTATGTTGAATGTGAGGACACTCTTAGTAGTACTTACTTGGTAGGCTTCATTTCATGTTTCTGAGTCCATAATATGGAGAACTCAAAACTAATATATATGCTTGTACTGATAAAAACTACTTGTGGTTTGTTTGTGCTGTGTATGTTGAAAACTTAATGAATCTCATTTCTTAGCCTTTTGAATTTGTATGAAATATAAATGATGGATGCGAACAGTTTGGTTCAGTCATCTTCTTTGCACTTGGGAAATATGCAATGAAAAATGTTTGTTTTGATTCCTGCCAATATGTTATCCTGTTtttagatcttttttttttcacttgttTGTGAATTTTGATGGGATTGTGAAGATCTTTACTGTCAGTAATGGAAAGTGTTTTTATAAACTTGAGTTGCAGCTTTttgaggaggagaagaagagcATGGGGGAATTCAGAGGAAAATGAGTGGGTGTGGTCTGTATAATCAAAGTAAGTGATGTGCCATTTCCTGACCATACTCTCACCACTCACATGTTTCTCTAAGCAGCTGCAGAGCAAGTTCCTATTTTaagcttttttgttttcttgcaTGTGATTTGATTCCACCCTTTTACCAAACTTTTCCAACCGCTGAATTCCttctttttgttattattttcagcccaatatttctttaaaaaagaaaatcacaaatttagaaaaatattgaaaactACTGTAGTTTTTAACTTAAATTACAaggaatttaaattttgagcTTCTCGAATATTTggtgtttttttaaaatgtgtttAATAGAGTTTTGAATTTCCACTTTCATTTCTTGTCTAGTAATTTcctaataaattttaattcttttaaaaatatctaatttaTTAGACTTGAATTCTATGTCCAATGAAATTCTCTgatatttaaattttgtattttttgtagatgtgattttttattataaaaaaggCCGGTTTATAGTATAGGGTTTAGGCaccaaatatataaatttaaggagttttttcaaaaaaaagaagaagaagaagaagaagaagaagaagaagaagaagaagaagaagaagaagaagaaatagacatagaacaaaatcagaaaatgaaatattttcctaaattttaaagtaattggattaaatttgaaattttggctaattttttttaagtgtaTAGATGAAATTTGTAACTTAGAAATTCAAGGATCAAGAGACAAATTTTAAAGTGTAACATGATTAAATTTATGAGCTATCCTAGTTTTTTTATccccattttttattttaaaaaggcCACTTTTACAAAAAAGATATCCAATTCAATATTTTCAAACTATTTTTTAACATatgatttgaatatataatatgaataaaCTATAAGGTTAGATCTACAAATGAGTACATTTGGTGGGTGGGATGACTCATCCTATTGATAAAACCCTATCCTTTTCCATTTGTGACTCTAATGGAccataaaaaaaactaaagaagAAATATGCTCTTTATGACAAAACACCAAAATCATTATTCTTTCAATTTCCCCTAGTTTTCTATATTAAGTTCTATATTATCACATCTTGGCATGATTGAGTTTGTTTATTGATATCTTCTGAATTACCAATTTTCTAATTACAAAATTTTGACAATTATTAATTGTACCATAGAAAAATAAGAATATAGCTCTCTCATTGCGTTGACCAGATTGCATTGATAACTCAATTATAGTTGGTTTCCATCCTAAATTGTAATTGGATTGTTTTACTTAAACATTTTATAATTGTAATTTGATTACGACTTAGGTGGTTTACTTTACTCTTATTGTCATCGTAATGATATTGATCGAATTGAAAGCCTATCAGTTGCCATAAGGAGAGATTCAATTGGTAAAAATTGACTTAATTGATCAAAGGTAATCAACCATAGTCCATTTGAAGGAACTGACCGTAGTTAGTTTGAAGGCAAGTTAGTCACAAAAACCAACTCCAATAGATCGATACTATAATAGGTTTTATgcaacacaaaaaaaaaaagagccaAAAACAATCATATTAGACCCACTTTTCATATTAGGTAGATGGATTAGGTTTCCACATAAACTGATTAATgttcaaaagaagaagaaaaaaaatgtactAAATTAAGAACACTTCCTTGTAATTTACttgattattaaaaaaattcatattcttAATATTGTTATTAAGATTAAGGATAAGAATACTACGATCATAGCTTACCGAGAACGAAAATTCGTTACGTTTACATCAAGTTTGAGATTAAGAATCTAAAGTAAGAAATCAAATTCGAaatttctattcttaatttaatttccCTGTCCCCTAAAATGGGCATCCATCCATGGATGTTCTTGAATTCAAAACTCCATTTTCCCATCGCTTTTGCTGCAAACAGATTTGTACGCTTTATACTTTAAAACGATTCTGCCTTTTCCTTCTCTTTGTCGCCATCTTTTCAATCATCGCTATTGCAATCGCCGCTTTGCCTGTAATTTTCTTGTTGAAACCTCGAGAACCGATTTTTTCTCTCCAATCAGTGCGATTGGATTGGTACAACATTACCCTCAAATCTGGGTCTCCAATTCTTTCATCGGTTTTCACTCTGACTCTCAATTCTCAAAACCCTAACAAAATCGGAATCAAGTACAGTCCGTCAAGGCTTCTCTTGATCTACGATGGATCCGCCATGATCGGAACGATTCGAGTGCCGGAAGTATTTCAGCCTGCTCGTAGCGGCGAACGGATTGTTCGAACCCGTCTGTTGTTGCATCAATTGGATGTGGATTTGTTGGAGACGATGAGAGAATTTGTTGAGATGAAGATTATTGGTGATGTTGGTGTAGAGCTGTTTGTGCTTCACATGAAGGTGATTAAGATGAAGGTGAGggttctcttttcttcttctttttctttttaatacaaAATTTACCATTGAGGCTTAAActtatctaaattttaaaacaaaacccTTCAATTTACGAAACTTTGTTGATTAtataagttttgaaaattaaccaaataactatttacaaaatacaacaaaattttatattttaaatattttcatccatttgttatttacaataaacttttttttttttaatttgaaaattcaattttatCGTCTGGTAGATTCAATTTTTACGATTATTACAAGTACGAGAGTTTaagtttaatatttttaaatgtttagGGACATAATTGgtattattgaaattttgtgACAATTAAGCCATTTGTCAATTTCCAATTGAGTCTTaaacttatttaaatttcaaaacaaaaccCTTCAGTTTACataattgtattaattatataacattgaaaaaagatattttcaaatatagtaaaaaaacgaaccaaatatttacgaaatataacaaaattttagattaggatagaatttaattatttgtatatatatatatatatttaatattttcacccatttgtcatttacaataattttttgtttgtaTATTTAATGTTATCATTTGTTGGGTTCAATTTTTACTATTAGTGGAAGTCTTAGGTTTAATTTCAACATTTTTAAATGTCTAGAGgtctcattattattattgaaagttTGTGAGTGTAATTACAAATACAACGGTTTTTGCAATTCGGATGTTTTTCTTCCATGGAAGATCGAATTGGGTTAATTTTAGATTAATGAAGGTTGAATTTATTGAGAATTTTGGTTGTAGGTTGCTTTGAAATGCGATGTGGATGTTGATTACAGAAAGCTTAATTTAAGAGAAGAAATACTTGGCAATGGAGAATCTGTAGGAAAAGCTTTGGTAAGTGCTCTCTTCTTTTTAATAAAGCAAATGGCAACTTAAAACAAAAAGAGGAATTCTACGGGTAAAGAAATATCGTAAAACTTTGAGttagtttttaaatatagcaaaattttactCTCGGTTTACTTTCAACCATAAAATACTAATATGTATGATAGTCAAAGATAGGACGATCAAAATAGTAATATTATTTTGTTAAAGAGACGTAAATTATaacttaaattcaaatttattaacaCAGAATTCTAATCTCTAAGTATAGAGCACATGCTAATACCACCGAGTCAAGCTAATTTTTATATCAATATTGGGTTTTTAAAGCTTCGAATTGTCTAGCAATATTTCGGTCTTAATTTTCTTTGTAAGTCTTAGTTTTatgcaatttttaaaaagaaatatgaagatttttttaaaaaaatcaaataggaAACTAATGTATAAGAAAAGAAGGTGGAAATTTTAGAGCAATGACTAAACAAAGTTTAAGCAAATAAGTAATTGATTTCAACAATTTCTTAGGAACTACACTTCAACTTTTGTAAGATTAATAAAGGAAACTCCAAAAGCAACCAACccttcaataaaataaaaaatgaagtatttaaaataaatttattaatttttctatactataatatttatattaaaagaaatcaagtgaattaaaaattcaatttcttttgcTTAATTTTCAGGATTCAATTCCTTCAAACTCCAAGACAATGTCTTCAAAGTGTGGGGTCGCTTTTTACCTATAAAGGTGCTTAACTCACTAATAACTAAACAAGTAATTACTTACAAGTGTTTTGTTTAGTATCTTTTGGGTTTAATTCCTTTTTTTAGTGTGTTTCTTCATCATCTAATTACTTTGATTTTTTCCCTTCTAGTCAGAATTTTTCGTtcctttttctttgttatttGTACGCACTTTAAATTTACGATATCAAAAAAACTTATTATTGCCAACAAAAGCATTTGTATGTACTAAGATTTAAGATGTTTCAGATTCAAATTTCTCACTCCCAACttatactaataataataaaaaaaagaaaccgaTCGCTATATATGATTAATTGACTATGACTTGAAAAAAAGAATGTGTTAACAAAGTTATCAACGATATGATTTATATAAAAGTTTTAGTCACGTTATTGTCCAACAACATGGACAAATTGTAAACATAATCCGAAATCTTTTTGTAGTAAATCAAAAGTTCTTAAAGATCGAAAGGATAAATTGACACATTATAAATTTACAAAGCATCATTAAATTTAGAGAGAATCGCAAAAAAACAACTTTTGATTGTACTTAAAATTTGACTCTTAAACTTACAATATTGTAGAGATGGTAACAACTGTACATGTTTgagattttagtttttatatcaatctaatttatttatttgatgaTATAATTGCAACTAACCCTATATTTTACCAATATGAACTCAATAAAATTAGATACGGTGAGATTTGATTTTCGATTACAATCAATCATAGTCACATATATAGCAAGTAACCTTCAAATAAGGAAAAATCACAAATAATTTCCAAATAATTTGTCTATTAACAAAAAGGAACATTGTTAgcatataatttattaatttaacaCAAAAATGGAAATacaaattaaataaatgaaagaGCATAAGGAAATGATAAACAAATGGTAATTATTGTTGGAGACAAAGTGATGGGGTTGGGTTGGTGCATACtttatttttctcatttttccCTATTTGTTTATCTAACCAATTCTAGGGATtcggaaagaaagaaaaaataataataattaaaagcatctcattgtttttaataaatatttatagatTAAAAAGATAggaaacaaattaaatatctcCACTACATTTAATGAACAAATTGCACTAAAACaaagataaattattttaatagaaaaaactttaaaaatatattaatgatggtataaaattttattatattttataaacatattaatttatttttctatacttgaaaacaattcTAAAACTAAACGATAaccttcaaattttttatttgaaaattttgaaaaatattgaaattacgtccttcaaaatttttattataaaaatatggaaatattGAAATTACGTAAAAGATCTTTGGAAATATTTATAATGGTGTTAGCGTACGAGTTCAATTTTTATCATTAATTTTTGTGAGAGTATTATAAATTTGAGTgcttaatttttataattcGTTACAATCGTGTAATATACCGTTTCTCCTTATTTTTAAATCCATCGTTGTAATCCATAAAGATGGTAACATATAAATATTAGATAATAAATACATACTATCTATCAAGCTTAGGGTTCTACCAAATAGCATCCTCTTAATCATTCAACACTAtcaatatttttctataaatagaggtaTTTGGTGGATTTGAAGGAATACACGTTAGAGGAATTCCGAGGAGAAAGTGAGAGACAGtgaattttttagatttttaattaattaattattattaataatattatattttttgataTCTGTATTTCGATTCGCCTCGCTTTTACAACATGGCTACATTTCgttggtttatttatttttgctaAAGGCTAATTTGGATGCCTGATCTAATTAAATGTTTATTATTTAATGGAGGAGTATGATTAAGACTTTGACTAAGAGAAATAATTGAGTTGAAAAGTttgaatttatttgattttgtagTTTGATAAAGTATTATGGAAATTATTTTGTATAACATTTACACATCAAAGAATCAAAGCATCTATAGCATACATTGTAAAAATGAATTAGAGATTTAAATCTCCACTTTAATCTAATATCAAACTAAAAGAAAGGtaacaaaaatcaaatttacATTGCTATTCTATAGAGAAAATATCATTATCTAACCTTGAATTTTGataaaaatgactaatttttaATGTCAAATTCCACgttaaattttatttgtaaaaatacCATAATCTATTTATATTAAACCACTGTTCGTACTTATCATTATATAAATACAAACAAGTAATATTATGTGATTTATCGCATATAGATTAtaacattttactatatttgcaaaGAATCCTTAAAACTGACTGATCTTTTTTATCCTGAAATTTTAAATGGTATTATAAGTTACCACTCACGTTAAGTTTTCGATCgaattttaaaattatcaaaTTTGGTGGGATTATTTAATAACTAAAATgatgtattaattaaattttattttattcaaaacttgtttttttttttttttaatatatagaGTTTTTGCATTATTATAGGAATTGATTCAATATAACTTATATTAGGAATTTAAATTCTTAGCTCAACAATAATCGAAGTTGTGAGATTCAAACTTTTGACTTCATGTTTTATAATAATGCTCGAGTTATATTGAATTTAACTAATTATCGACAAATTTGATGGAATTGAATTGCTAAAATAAACCAAAGCACCGATGAACTAAAGGTTTCTCTAATTGAAACCTAATGTACCTATATAGAGCAAGTTTGTAACCAATAGTGCTTTCCAATGTTTCTATAAATGTCAAGATATGAAAACTCCATATTTGAAATATGGAGAGAAAAAAACTTCCAATAAAATCactttttcctttgttttttaaataaaaaatttcaatgaAATAATGTCTTTATAAGTTCACTCCAACAAAACAAGAATCTGTTCTTCAACGAACAGTTTgagagagaagatgaagatttcaagcgtacatttctttttcttaatcttCTCCGCAGTTTTCTTCATCGCACAAAGTTCTCGAATCGACGATGTTTCTTCATCGGAAAAACGCCTTGCCTTCTTCATATTCGGCGATTCCTTTTTCGATCCTGGAAACAACAATTTCATCAACACCACCGAAGATTTCCGCGCTAATTTCACGCCATACGGCAAATCGTTCTTCAGAACTCCGACCGGAAGGTTCTCCGACAGCCGTCTCGTGCCTGATTTCGTCGGTAATTACTCAAAGCGGATACTGAAAATCTGAAACTATAACTCCTACTCTACTCGTTTCAATTTTGTGTTCTTAGAAGTAAATTTCTTTTACAGCGGAGTATGCGAATCTGCCTTTGATTCCGGCGTATTTAGATCCTCGCAACAAACGATACATCCATGGTGTTAATTTTGCATCCGGTGGAGGCGGCGCTTTGGTTGAAACTCATCGAGGATTCGTACAATTCTTCAATCGATTAAACCGCATTGCTgctttccttttgttttttcgCGATCTTCTTTTTCCTATGataaaaattgattttaatttttcaggcgATAGACATTGAAACTCAACTTAGGTATTTCAAGAAGGTGGAGAGATCGATAAGGAAGAAGCTGGGGGATTCGAGAGCGTATAATTTGTTTTCGAATTCTGTTTATTTGTTCAGTATCGGAGGAAATGATTACATCGTTCCGTTTGAAGGCTCCCCTGTTTTCGAGAAGTACACTGAAACAGAGTATGTGAATATGGTGATCGGAAATGTCACGGCGGTGCTCGAGGTAAGTTTCTATCTCAATGCCTAAATTGcaaataaagcaaaaaaaaaaaaaaaaaaaaaagtcaaaccAATCCCCTGTTTACGTTTATCTACTTCGAGCCAATTATGAAAAaccttaaaaaaagaaaaaaagacattttcttttattaaatagACTTAATattaaatagcaaaataaataaaaaatcatagagtaattaattcattttagttataaaaaaaaatgacaaaacgcatgaaaatatttacaaaatatatcaaaatattatatTCTATCATCGATAACAAGTCGTCATTATCTATTAAATGTATTCATGAAAGTCTATCAATATTTAAAGGATTTAAACatcttgttatattttgtaaatattttgatgcaTTATGTTAGGTTtagattttttaaatagaaaaatattaaaactatttacaagctaaatttcattaaactttcctaattaatttattttt
It contains:
- the LOC103500654 gene encoding GDSL lipase-like isoform X3, giving the protein MKISSVHFFFLIFSAVFFIAQSSRIDDVSSSEKRLAFFIFGDSFFDPGNNNFINTTEDFRANFTPYGKSFFRTPTGRFSDSRLVPDFVAEYANLPLIPAYLDPRNKRYIHGVNFASGGGGALVETHRGFAIDIETQLRYFKKVERSIRKKLGDSRAYNLFSNSVYLFSIGGNDYIVPFEGSPVFEKYTETEYVNMVIGNVTAVLEEIYKKGGRKFAFVAVPPLGCLPHIRLMKKDGHGSCLDEASALVRLHNKLLHAALQKLADKLHGFKYTIGDTYTMLQNRIDNPSKYGIQIPLNIKEQIIHVCKVRNYVEQIRA
- the LOC103500654 gene encoding GDSL lipase-like isoform X2, which gives rise to MKISSVHFFFLIFSAVFFIAQSSRIDDVSSSEKRLAFFIFGDSFFDPGNNNFINTTEDFRANFTPYGKSFFRTPTGRFSDSRLVPDFVAEYANLPLIPAYLDPRNKRYIHGVNFASGGGGALVETHRGFAIDIETQLRYFKKVERSIRKKLGDSRAYNLFSNSVYLFSIGGNDYIVPFEGSPVFEKYTETEYVNMVIGNVTAVLEEIYKKGGRKFAFVAVPPLGCLPHIRLMKKDGHGSCLDEASALVRLHNKLLHAALQKLADKLHGFKYTIGDTYTMLQNRIDNPSKYGLKEGKKACCGSGKLRGIYSCGGMRGVKEFELCENPNEYLFFDSYHPNERAYEQFAKLMWSGDSQVINPYNLKQFFQYIQSQP